A genome region from Thermomonospora amylolytica includes the following:
- a CDS encoding TraR/DksA family transcriptional regulator — MPLDARGHLSSVQLQALREQLQGSLLWRSLELDRLLAELRNHTGPAGERTALYAGITLAEAQAAELQEALERMATGDYGRCRACDTPIAFAHLKLRPLARHCPRCAQEHVR, encoded by the coding sequence ATGCCGCTCGACGCCCGAGGTCACCTGTCCAGCGTGCAACTGCAGGCCCTGCGTGAGCAGTTGCAGGGCAGCCTGCTGTGGCGCAGCCTCGAGCTGGACCGGTTGCTGGCCGAGCTGCGGAACCACACCGGCCCCGCCGGCGAGCGCACCGCGCTGTACGCCGGGATCACCCTCGCCGAGGCGCAGGCCGCCGAGCTGCAAGAAGCCCTCGAACGCATGGCGACCGGCGACTACGGCCGCTGCCGCGCCTGCGACACCCCCATCGCCTTCGCCCATCTGAAGCTGCGGCCGCTGGCCCGCCACTGCCCTCGATGCGCCCAGGAGCACGTCAGGTGA
- a CDS encoding TraR/DksA family transcriptional regulator, with amino-acid sequence MTVDDVTRGTAGGREPGGAAARRARERLEEERYTRTAELAVLEQQGDLHSDEAALARFDTLRKTLEEVDAALARLDVGTYGTCEGCGEPIPEGRLEILPYARFCVRCQQRRR; translated from the coding sequence ATGACCGTGGACGATGTCACGCGCGGTACGGCCGGCGGCCGCGAGCCGGGCGGTGCGGCCGCCCGGCGGGCCCGCGAGCGGCTGGAGGAGGAGCGCTACACCCGGACCGCGGAGCTGGCCGTCCTGGAGCAGCAGGGCGACCTGCACTCCGACGAGGCGGCGCTGGCCCGTTTCGACACGCTGCGCAAGACCCTGGAGGAGGTCGACGCCGCCCTGGCCCGTCTGGATGTCGGCACTTACGGGACCTGCGAGGGCTGCGGCGAGCCGATCCCCGAAGGCCGCCTGGAGATCCTGCCCTACGCCCGCTTCTGCGTGCGATGCCAGCAGCGGCGGCGCTGA
- a CDS encoding HAMP domain-containing sensor histidine kinase, which yields MRAPTVDEAPVSRAGRAGADGDDGRLRSVRLFWRVFWLNALVGAVATVLLMVGPWTVSAPIRLIEAVVLLAGLAAMLAVNAALLRWGLAPLDRLTRLMTTVDLLRPGQRLPVTGSGEVAALIGTFNQMLGRLEAERGASSARALSAQEEERRRIARELHDEIGQSLTAVLLELKRLTDRAPEPLREDLRYAQETTRHSLDEVRRIARRLRPDVLEDLGLVSALAALAGQFTAHTALRVHRDLRPGLPPLTPDTELVLYRIAQEALTNAARHSGATAVELSLAPADGGVLLRVDDNGEGTGDVPEGAGIRGMRERALLVGGELTIGARPQGGTRVSLYVPTGPTGEERP from the coding sequence ATGCGGGCGCCTACCGTGGACGAAGCGCCCGTATCCCGGGCGGGCAGGGCCGGGGCGGACGGCGATGACGGGAGACTGCGTTCGGTGCGGCTGTTCTGGCGGGTGTTCTGGCTGAACGCGCTGGTGGGCGCGGTCGCCACCGTCCTGCTGATGGTCGGGCCGTGGACGGTGTCGGCCCCCATCCGGCTGATCGAGGCGGTGGTGCTGCTGGCCGGGCTGGCGGCGATGCTGGCCGTCAACGCCGCCCTGCTGCGCTGGGGACTGGCGCCGCTGGACCGGCTCACCCGGCTGATGACCACCGTGGACCTGCTGCGCCCCGGGCAGCGGCTGCCCGTCACCGGCAGCGGCGAGGTCGCGGCGCTGATCGGCACGTTCAACCAGATGCTGGGGCGGCTGGAGGCCGAGCGCGGTGCCAGCAGCGCCCGCGCCCTGTCCGCCCAGGAGGAGGAACGCCGCCGCATCGCCCGGGAACTGCACGACGAGATCGGCCAGAGCCTGACCGCCGTGCTGCTGGAGCTCAAACGGCTCACCGACCGGGCCCCCGAGCCGTTGCGCGAGGACCTGAGGTACGCCCAGGAGACCACCCGCCACAGCCTGGACGAGGTGCGCCGCATCGCCCGCCGGCTGCGCCCCGACGTGCTGGAGGACCTCGGACTGGTCAGCGCGCTCGCCGCGCTGGCCGGCCAGTTCACCGCCCACACCGCGCTGCGCGTCCACCGGGACCTGCGGCCCGGCCTGCCGCCGCTGACCCCCGACACGGAACTGGTGCTCTACCGGATCGCCCAGGAGGCCCTGACCAACGCCGCCCGCCATTCGGGCGCCACGGCGGTCGAGCTGAGCCTGGCCCCTGCCGATGGCGGCGTGCTCCTGCGAGTCGACGACAACGGCGAGGGAACGGGCGACGTCCCCGAAGGCGCCGGAATCCGCGGCATGCGCGAACGCGCCCTGCTGGTCGGCGGGGAACTCACCATCGGAGCCCGCCCCCAGGGCGGCACCCGCGTCTCCCTGTACGTGCCCACCGGCCCCACCGGCGAGGAACGACCATGA